Below is a genomic region from Kribbella qitaiheensis.
CGGGTGCTGCGGTGTCCACCACCTGGGCGAAGTCCTGGTCGACGGCGACCTCGGCCCGCGCGGCGGCCAAGGCCAGCTTCTCGGCGGAATCGGCCGGGGTAACGGCTTCGAGGAGGTGGGTGGCGTCGGCCCAGCGGCCGGATCGCATCAGGGTGGCGGCGGAGCGGAGGACGGCGGAGAGCGCGATCTGGGTCATCTCGGCAGAGTATTTTGATGTCGAAAGGTTTGACAACAAAGCTTCATGCGCCGAATACTTCGGCGCATGAAGGATGCGATCGACCAGCACATCGAGCTGTGGGCCGCTCGGGAACTGCCAGACCTGGATCTGCGGGTGGAGGGCATCTCGACTCGGTTGCACGTGCTGGCGAAGTACCTGGACCGGCGTCGCGACGCCGTGCTGGCCGGCCATGGGCTGCAGTGGTGGGAGTTCAAGACGCTGCACATGCTGCGCCGCGGCGGTCCGCCGTACAAGGCGACGCCGGGGCAGCTGGCGACCCAACTCAACCTCTCGCCGGCAACGCTGACGAACCGCCTGGACGCACTGGTCCGGCAGGGCTACGTACTGCGGGAGCACGACCGCGACGACCGCCGGAAAGTGGTCGCAATGCTCACCGACGCCGGTCTGAAGATCTGGCAGCAGGGCATCGGCGACATCAGTCGCGTCGAGGAGGAGCTGGTCGGCGAGCTCGGCCGGGCGGACCAGGACCAACTCATCGGCCTGCTCCGCCGCCTTGTACTGGCGACCGAAAGGTCCTGACGACCGGACCGAGGATGCAGAAGCGGCCGACGACTTTGTTGCGCTCAGTAGTTGATGTCAAGAACGACCAGTCGGCTCCGACTTACCGGTGAAGGCGCCCCAGACAGGGGGCCCGGGACTGGAGAGCGGACCGATGGAACCGATGAACCTGCTGGTAGCGCGCAGGACGGTCGCCGACGACATGCGACGCCAGGTGAACCCCCTTCCGGACGGAGCTGCACAGCAACGCCGGACCCGGATCACCCGCCAGGTGGTGAACCTGTTCAGGCGCTCCGTGACCAGGCACTCGCGGTCGGCCGGGAAGCCCGCGGCTGCACCCCGGGTCGTGTCAGAGTCGTTCGGTGACTGATACGACGAACAAAGCGGCTGTCCTACTGGCGGCGTACGACGATCAACTGCGGGGCGGCAGCGAGGCGGCCGACGTGCCGACCAGCACCGACGGACCGGTGATCCGGGTCGAGTATCCGAACCGTGGCTTCGTGAGTTACCGCTCTCTCGAGGGCGTCGACGATCTGGACGCGTTGATCGCACGGCAGCGGGACTACTTCGCGGAGAAGAACCAGCCGGTGGAGTGGAAGACGCGGGGTCACGATCTGCCCGCCGACCTGATCGACCGGTTGACGGCCGCCGGGTTCGTTGCCGAGGAGCGCGAGACGGTGGTCATCGCCGAGAGCGCGGACATCGTCGAGCGGCTGAGCGGGCGCGACCAGGTCGACGGCGTCACCATCCGGCGTACGGCTGAGGAGTCCGGCTTCGCGCGGATCGCGGCAATGGAGTCGATGGTCTGGGACCAGGACTGGTCCTGGCTCACCGACGACCTGATCCGGCGCCACGCCACCGGTCTGACGGACATCTTCGTCGCGGAAGCCGGCGGCGAGGTCGTGTCCGCCGCGTGGGCCGTTTACAAGAAGGGCACGGACTTCACCGGGCTGTGGGGCGGTTCCACCCTGGCCGAGTGGCGGGGCAAGGGGATCTACAAGGCGCTGGTCGCGGTGCGCGCCGCCCGGGCGGTGGAACTCGGCTACAGGTACCTCCAGGTCGATGCCTCGGACGACAGTTCGCCGATCCTGCAGCGGCTCGGATTCCTGGCGGTCACCACCACCACCACGCCGTACGTCTACACGCCCCAAAGCTGACCCAGAGCTCTTCCAGCTAGGCGTTCAGGCTTCTCGTCAACACTGGTTGTGGCGCTCAGGGATTTGCTCGCAGGTGGTTGACGATGAGGTCGGCGACCGCTCGCATGCCGGCCTCGTTCGGGTGGTACGGGACGCCGCCGAAGGGGACGAAGCGGAAGCCGGTGGTCCATGGCTCGGGGGAGCCGACCGCGTGGTCGAGGCTCGCGCTCGATGCGGTAATCAACTCGGCATCGGTCCTCTCCGCAGCCTTCGCGAATGCGGCGGCCAGACCTTCGGCCATCATCACGACACTCGGCAGTTGCTCCTCGTTGAGCGGTACGTCGAGTCGCGGCCGGGTGCCCGGTCCGACCAGCGTGAGGTAGTCGACGAGCAGGATCCGGCTGCGGGGAGCGCTCTTCCTGATCTGGGTCGCGATCTCGGTCAGCGAGTCGGCGGCAGCGTCGTACTCGCTCTGATCCTTCAGATAGCTGACGCGGGCCCGGATCCGGTTGCCGAGCCGCTTGGCGATCAGGCCGACCGGCCGGGCCAGCGTGTTCATCAGGCTGCCGCGGATGAAGGTGCCGATGTAGTCGAGGTCGTTGCCGCCGATCGTCACCGTGACCAGTTCCGTCTCGGGGCCGATGGCACCGAGCTGCGGCGGTGCGTCGTTCTGCGATTCGGACAGGACGTTCGCGGTCGTCGCCCCGGAGTACGTGACGTCGACGAGATCCAGCTCCAACGCCTCGGCCACCAGGTGCGCGTAGTTGCGCTGCGACCGGCCCGAAGCCTTGTCGAGCCGTGGCTTGACTCCGGAACCGGCAGCGAACGAACTGCCCAAAGCGACATAGCGACTGCCAGGTGAGATCACCGCACCGAAGATAGCCGCTGTGCGGTCACGATGTGCAGGCATCCCATCCTGGCCGGGCTTCCAAGACGTGGTCAGTTCGAGGCGATCCAGGGGTCCTCGGGCTTGCTGCCGGGGCTGAAGCCGTTCGACTCGGCCAGTGTGGCGGCTTCTCCAAGGCCGTGGCCGAGGGCTTCCGGGAGGTGGGCGTCGCTGCCGAAGGTCACGCGGCGGCCGCCTTCCTCCCGCCACCATTTGAGGATCGTCGGGTGGAGCGGGATCCGGGTGTTGATCTCCAGAACGCGCTCTCCGGCGGCCAGCGCGCTGAGGGCGTGGCGAAGTTCGTCCTCGAAATCGGTCGGCCTGAAGGCCTCGCTGCCGCCGGGCCAGGAGCGGACGGGATAGTCGACGTGGGTGAACACCTCGAAGGCATCCGAGCCTCTCACCATCCGCGGGATCTCCGCCAGGTACGCGCGGAAGACCTCGTCGGCAGGCCGGTGCGGAAACAGCTCCCAGGGCTCGGCGTACTCGTCACCGTCGAGCAGGCAGTGCAGCGAACCGATCACCCGCTCGAAGGTGCCCTGGGCAAGGAGTCCGGCGACCTCGGTCACATGCAGGTGAGGCTGCCCGACCTCCATCCCGGTCAGGATCCGCAGCTCCGGGTACTTCGCCCGGCAGCGCTCCACCGACTCCAGATATCCCGCGACATCGAGGACGGGCGCGTTCAGGATCCCGTCGGTGACCAGGTCCGCGAACTTCTCCGCGAGGAATCCGGCCCGGAACGGCGTGAAGTCCACATGCTCGGTGAACGAGACCGCCGGCAGCCCGAGCTCCATCGCCCGCGCGCAGGTTTCCTCCATCGCACCTTGATTCGCGTCCCACGAGAACTGGCTGTGCACATGTCCGTCAGCAGGAAGTCCCATCCGTCAGCTCCGGACCATCTGCCGCCGTCGCACCACATCTTGAAAGTCCACCTCGCCACAGTAATCCGGGCCGGAGGGCACCGCCCGGGTGATCGGGCAGCCACCCAGGCATACTCCTCGGGTGATCGACCACTTCGGTACCGCCGCGATTCGTGAACGAGTGCTGACCGCCTGGGCGGGCCGGACCGGTGCGGTTCCGGGAGGACGCGAACGCCGAGGAGGACCTCGCGCTCGGCGGCTACCTCGACCGGGTGGTGATCGAGCTGGCCCAGAACGCAGCCGATGCCGCCGCCCGGGCGGGCGTGCCGGGGCGGGTGCACTTCTCCTTCCACGAGGGAACCTTGGTCGTCTCGAACACCGGTACGCCGTTGTCCGCCGAAGGAGTCGAGTCGCTCGCGACGTTGCGGGCGTCGGCCAAGCGCGACGATGCGGATGCCAGCGTCGGCCGGTTCGGGGTCGGGTTCTCGGCGGTGCTCGCGGTGACAGACGAGCCGGTGATCCTGTCGCGGACCGGTGGCGTCCGGTTCTCGCGCGCGGACAGTGCTGCTGCGGTCGCCGAGGCGGGCGTAGGGTCGCCGGGACTGGTGGACGAAGTACGGCGTCGTGATGGTCAGGTGCCCGTACTCCGGCTGCCGTTCGAGGCCGACGGAGAACCTCCCGAGGGCTACGACACCGCAGTGATCTTGCCGCTGCGGGACGAAGCCGCGGCCGAGCTCGTACGACGGTTGCTCGGCGAGGCTGATGACGCCTTGCTGCTGGCGCTCCCCGGCCTGGAGCGGATCGAGATCGATCTCGATGGGGCGGTGCGGGTGCTCGCCGACGCCGAGTCGCGGTGGTACGTGCGGCGGGCCGGCGGGAGCTTCGACGAGAACGACAGAGAGCGCTTGCTCGCGGATCGGCCGACCGAGGAGCGCTGGCGGCCGCACTGGTCCGTGCTCTGGGCGTTGCCGCGTGATCCGCTGGGGGAGGTGCCTTCGGTGGTGCACGCCCCGACGCCTACTGACGAGCCGTTGTCCCTACCGGCGTTGCTGTTGGCAACCTTTCCGCTCGATCCCTCCCGGCGGCATGTTGCCGCGGGGCCGTTGACCGATCGACTCGTTCACGAAGCGGCGACGGCGTACGCCGAACTGCTGCGGATCCGTGCTGAGGAAGACGCCAACGTGCTGCCGTTGGTGCCCGTCGGGCTGGCGGCCGGCGGGCTCGACCGTGCGCTGCGAGAGGCGATTCTGGCCGCCCTGCCGACGACTCCGTTGGTCCGCTCGGTCGAAGACGGATCGCTGCTGCGGCCGGGCGACGGGGTGGCTATCGACGGCTCGGACGACGCGTTCAACTCTGTCATGGCTCCGCTCGTGCCGGGTCTGATCGCCTCTCCCCGTCAGGATCGGACCGCACTGGATGCGCTCGGCGTCCGGCGGCTCGAACTCGCCGACCTGGTCGACCAACTCGGTTCGGTGGCCGAGACGCAATCGCCGGAGTGGTGGCGGGAAATCTATGGAGCGCTCTCCGAGATGGTGACGGACGCGTTGCTGCGCGAGTCTCTCGGGACTCTGCCGGTTCCGCTGGCGGACGGTCGGCTTGTTCGTGGCGTCCGTGGCCTGCTCCTGCCCGGCCACGAGTTGGCGGCCGACGTACTGGCTGTCTTCGGCGAGTACGGCGTACGAGTGGTGCATCCGGACGCCGTACACGGAACGCTGGAACGGCTGGGAGCGCTCTCCACGACGCCGCGCGCGTTGCTGGAGGACAGCGCCGTACGAGTTGCGGTCGAGCATTCCGGTGAGGCCGATGATCCCGAGGTCATCGCCAACGCCGTACTGACCGTGGTTGCCGCCGACGCGTCCCAGGCAGAAGGTCTGTGGTGGCTGTCCGACCTCGTACTGCGAGACGCCGACGGCGAGCTGGTCCCCGCGAACGCACTGGTGATTCCGGGATCGCCCGCGGCGTCCGTGCTCGATGACGAAGAGGTCGCGCCGATCTCTACCGAGATTGTTGATCGCTTCGGAATCCCTGCCCTCGAAGCGATCGGCGTACTCAACTCACTCGGGATCGTGGCTGCTTCGGACGTCGCCCTCGATGACCTGCCCGAGGCACTGGCCGACCTGGACGGGATCGAGGACTGGGCGTACGACGTCGCGCCCGGCGGCTCGAGGTTCGGGGCGACGGTGGGGGAGCTGGCCGCGATCCGCGACCTCGACTGGGTCGTGGACGACGCCTGGCCCGAGGTCCTCGAGTTGATCGGCGCGTCGCCCGAGCTCCGGCGAGCCTTGGTGGAAACGGTCCGGGTGGTTGGTCCGGACGACCGGCCCGCCGGCGGACCGTCGTACTCGGCCTGGTGGATCCGGGAACACCTTCTCCTCCCCGACGGCGAACCGCTGGCCGGGCGAGCGGATCCTGACGCTGATCCGGTGCTCGCGGCGTACCTGGACGAGGCACCCGACTGGACGGCACGGTTGGATCCCGAGATCCGGACCGCGATCGGCCTGGTCCGCGAGGTCGGCGATCTCGAGGCCGACGGCGTCGCGCAAATCCTTACCCGGATGGCGGATCCCGCCCGAGAGATCACAGAGAGCGCGCTCCTACGACTCTGGAACCACCTCGGCCAACTCACGGTCTACGCCCCGGACCCCCCGACCGAGATCCGAGTCCTCACCGGCGAAAGCGCCCGCCCAACCACTGCGGAACAGCGCGACGAGTCGGTCGGTGGCGGTGCCAGTACTGCGATCGTCGCCGCCGGCGAGGCCGTCGTCGCGGACGCACCGATGTGGCTGCAGCGCACAGACCTCGGTGGTTTCGTCGTGGCCCGGGGTGTAGTGGCAGACGGCCTGGGTGATCTGCTCGACCTCCCGATGGCACAAGAAGTTGCCGAGGGCAAGATCGACGCCCCGGGAACAGCGGCCGACGTACCGGCGATCGTTCGCGAACTCGTGCCGCGGACGCCTGAACTTTGGTGGGAACACGAGGAGCTCACCGTCGACGGCGTCGAGGTCTCCTGGTGGGTCAGCGAAGACGGCGAACCACATGCCGCAACGTTCGACGGCCTGGCGAAGGCTCTCGCCTGGGCCTCCGGTCGCTGGGACCAACGACACGTCATCCTCGCCATCCTCAGCGACCCGCCCCGCGCCTCCGAACTCCTCGTCGACGCAGCCTTCGACCGCGGCACCGACAGCACCGAGTAGCACCGATCGGTCTCCTCGGTGCCTGGACCTTTACAGGGCCGGATGCACACGAGACTCTCGGAGCACCAGCCGGCGAGTCCGGCCTTCGGAGCCAGACCCAGAAGATCACCACCGATGAAGCGCGGCCGACGATCCCGGTACCGAGGGCGGCCGGATCATGGCACCGGCCCTGATGGAAGGCGATCTGAGCTTGGCCGACCTGCCTCGGTGCTGAAGGGGATCGCCACTTCCGCATCGGCGTTCGAGCAGTTCCACGCGCCCGCTGTCGCCAGCCTGATGGTGTCGTCGCTCAGCCCGGCCGAGCGCGACGAACTCGCCGCCCCGCTGCAGAACCCGGACCTCAGCCGCAATTGGAGCACCGACACGAGCCGGTCGTCGCTCGTCCAGACCATCCTCGACCGCCTCCAGAGCCTCCGCACAGACGGCTGATTCGTCTGGTTGTTTGGCGGGCAGAGCTCGCCTTTGTCGGCCTCATTGCCCAGGTGCCAGTAACGCCGTGTTGTCTGTTTGCCGTCAGGCACCTCCACCGCTGAGCTTTGTTGTGTTTTCCCTTGTAAAATTGGGGAAACAGGGTTGCCTGCCGATTTGTAGCGGAGGTCATCCGGTGCGTAGAGTCGAACACATGTTCGACTCGAATCTGGATGATCTCAGTGCGAAGGCGACGCTTGCTGCGGCGGCGCGTTTGCAGGAGGAGCGCACCCGGATCGATGTCGATTTGATCGAGCATGCGCAGCATTTCGCTGATCTTCATCCTGACCCTGCTGTGATTCCCGGTCATGTCGAGGCGCCGCCTGGTGGTGAGCGGGGCAAGGTGTACGGCGGTCAGGGGTGTCCGGGGGTGGCGGAGTTCGCGCCGGCCGAGTTTGGTGCGGTGACCGGTCGTAGCAAGGTGTCGGCCGCGTTGTTCATCGGGCAGGCTCTGGCGTTGCGGCACCGGCTGCCGTTGACGTGGGCGCAGGTCAGGGCTGGTCATGGTGAGGCGTGGAAGGCGTTGCAGATCGCCAAGGCCTGTACAGGGTTGCCCGAGGAGGGTGCGGCGATTGTTGACGAGCGGGTCGCGGACATCTTCGACGGGTTGACGCCACTGCGCCTGGCCAACATCGTCAAGGCCGTCTTCTGGCAGGTCGACCCGGTCGGGGCCCGGGCCGAGGCGGAGCGGAGGGCCCGTGAGCGGGGTGTGTGGCCCGGCCGGACCGACGAGCACGGCACCACGATGTTGTCGTCCGGGCGTCGACTGGTGACGTGATCCGTTTCAACGCGACCGTCCGCGAGGTCGCTGGCGCTCTGGCCGCTCTCGGTGACACCGACCCGTTGAACCAGCGCCGCGCGAAGGCGATCGGCATCCTCGCCGACCCCGCCTTCGCCCACCAACTCCTCCAGGTAGCCCAGCACCTCACCAACGCCGGCCCCGCCGGCCCTTCCACTGCTCCCGAGCAGGCGACTGCAACGGGGCTCGAGACCGTGCCCGAGCCCGCGACCGCACCCGAGTCGGAACCCGCGCCCGAGCCCGCGACCGCACCCGAGTCGGAACCCGCGCCCGAGCCCGCGACCGCACCCGAGTCGGAACCCGCGCCCGAGCCGGAATCCGAGTCCGCGATTGCAATCGCAACGGCGACGGCGTCCGCGACGGACTCCGCGGCCCCGACCGTGCCCGAGGCGGCGACGGTGTCCGGATTCGGATTCGGATTCGGATTCGAGTCCGGGTTCGCGGTTGCAACCGCGACGGCCACGGACCCCGCGACGGTGTCCGAGTCCGAGACCGCGGTGGGCGCCGACATCGCCAGTGATTCGGCAGTCGCTAGGCACAAGGACTGGGATTGGGGTATCGGTGAAGAGCCCGATGCCGATGCCGACCGGGATTCGCCGCATCCCAGCATCGCCGGTCATCCGCTCGATGACTGGACACCGGCCGCTGCCCTTGTGCCTCAGCCGCTTGGCCCTGTCCGTGCGTTGAGCCCACTGCCCGGT
It encodes:
- a CDS encoding MarR family winged helix-turn-helix transcriptional regulator; this translates as MKDAIDQHIELWAARELPDLDLRVEGISTRLHVLAKYLDRRRDAVLAGHGLQWWEFKTLHMLRRGGPPYKATPGQLATQLNLSPATLTNRLDALVRQGYVLREHDRDDRRKVVAMLTDAGLKIWQQGIGDISRVEEELVGELGRADQDQLIGLLRRLVLATERS
- a CDS encoding DUF222 domain-containing protein; this translates as MFDSNLDDLSAKATLAAAARLQEERTRIDVDLIEHAQHFADLHPDPAVIPGHVEAPPGGERGKVYGGQGCPGVAEFAPAEFGAVTGRSKVSAALFIGQALALRHRLPLTWAQVRAGHGEAWKALQIAKACTGLPEEGAAIVDERVADIFDGLTPLRLANIVKAVFWQVDPVGARAEAERRARERGVWPGRTDEHGTTMLSSGRRLVT
- a CDS encoding GNAT family N-acetyltransferase, with product MTDTTNKAAVLLAAYDDQLRGGSEAADVPTSTDGPVIRVEYPNRGFVSYRSLEGVDDLDALIARQRDYFAEKNQPVEWKTRGHDLPADLIDRLTAAGFVAEERETVVIAESADIVERLSGRDQVDGVTIRRTAEESGFARIAAMESMVWDQDWSWLTDDLIRRHATGLTDIFVAEAGGEVVSAAWAVYKKGTDFTGLWGGSTLAEWRGKGIYKALVAVRAARAVELGYRYLQVDASDDSSPILQRLGFLAVTTTTTPYVYTPQS
- a CDS encoding SGNH/GDSL hydrolase family protein; protein product: MISPGSRYVALGSSFAAGSGVKPRLDKASGRSQRNYAHLVAEALELDLVDVTYSGATTANVLSESQNDAPPQLGAIGPETELVTVTIGGNDLDYIGTFIRGSLMNTLARPVGLIAKRLGNRIRARVSYLKDQSEYDAAADSLTEIATQIRKSAPRSRILLVDYLTLVGPGTRPRLDVPLNEEQLPSVVMMAEGLAAAFAKAAERTDAELITASSASLDHAVGSPEPWTTGFRFVPFGGVPYHPNEAGMRAVADLIVNHLRANP
- a CDS encoding sacsin N-terminal ATP-binding-like domain-containing protein, whose translation is MRFREDANAEEDLALGGYLDRVVIELAQNAADAAARAGVPGRVHFSFHEGTLVVSNTGTPLSAEGVESLATLRASAKRDDADASVGRFGVGFSAVLAVTDEPVILSRTGGVRFSRADSAAAVAEAGVGSPGLVDEVRRRDGQVPVLRLPFEADGEPPEGYDTAVILPLRDEAAAELVRRLLGEADDALLLALPGLERIEIDLDGAVRVLADAESRWYVRRAGGSFDENDRERLLADRPTEERWRPHWSVLWALPRDPLGEVPSVVHAPTPTDEPLSLPALLLATFPLDPSRRHVAAGPLTDRLVHEAATAYAELLRIRAEEDANVLPLVPVGLAAGGLDRALREAILAALPTTPLVRSVEDGSLLRPGDGVAIDGSDDAFNSVMAPLVPGLIASPRQDRTALDALGVRRLELADLVDQLGSVAETQSPEWWREIYGALSEMVTDALLRESLGTLPVPLADGRLVRGVRGLLLPGHELAADVLAVFGEYGVRVVHPDAVHGTLERLGALSTTPRALLEDSAVRVAVEHSGEADDPEVIANAVLTVVAADASQAEGLWWLSDLVLRDADGELVPANALVIPGSPAASVLDDEEVAPISTEIVDRFGIPALEAIGVLNSLGIVAASDVALDDLPEALADLDGIEDWAYDVAPGGSRFGATVGELAAIRDLDWVVDDAWPEVLELIGASPELRRALVETVRVVGPDDRPAGGPSYSAWWIREHLLLPDGEPLAGRADPDADPVLAAYLDEAPDWTARLDPEIRTAIGLVREVGDLEADGVAQILTRMADPAREITESALLRLWNHLGQLTVYAPDPPTEIRVLTGESARPTTAEQRDESVGGGASTAIVAAGEAVVADAPMWLQRTDLGGFVVARGVVADGLGDLLDLPMAQEVAEGKIDAPGTAADVPAIVRELVPRTPELWWEHEELTVDGVEVSWWVSEDGEPHAATFDGLAKALAWASGRWDQRHVILAILSDPPRASELLVDAAFDRGTDSTE
- a CDS encoding PHP domain-containing protein produces the protein MGLPADGHVHSQFSWDANQGAMEETCARAMELGLPAVSFTEHVDFTPFRAGFLAEKFADLVTDGILNAPVLDVAGYLESVERCRAKYPELRILTGMEVGQPHLHVTEVAGLLAQGTFERVIGSLHCLLDGDEYAEPWELFPHRPADEVFRAYLAEIPRMVRGSDAFEVFTHVDYPVRSWPGGSEAFRPTDFEDELRHALSALAAGERVLEINTRIPLHPTILKWWREEGGRRVTFGSDAHLPEALGHGLGEAATLAESNGFSPGSKPEDPWIASN